The genomic DNA ATGGGTTCGAGGGGCCGCTTGACCTGCTATTGACGCTCAGCCGCACGCAGAAGGTGGATCTGCGCAAGATCAGTATTCTGCATCTGGCACGACAGTATCTGGCCTTTGTCGAAAAGGCGCGACAGCTACGGATTGAGCTGGCCGCCGATTATCTGGTGATGGCCGCGTGGCTCGCCTTTCTCAAGTCGCGTCTGCTGCTGCCACCCGACCCCACCGAAGAGGGACCCTCGGGCGAGGAACTGGCCGCGCATCTGGCGTTTCAGCTAGAGCGTTTACAGGCGATGCGGGACGCCGCCGCGCGATTGATGGCGCGGGATCGGCTGGGGCGTGATTTCTTTGGCCGCGGCATCCCCGAAGAGATCGAGAAGACCCGGCGCATCACCTATACCGCGTCGCTTCTGGATCTGATGCAAGGCTATGCTCGTATACGGACGCGCGACGAATTTCGCCCCTACGCCATGGACCGCGATGCGATCTATTCACTGGATCAGGCATTGGAACGGATGCGCGGACTGATCGGGTTTGCCGGGACATGGACTGATATATCAACGTATCTGCCAGAGAGTTTCAGCACTGACGAGGCCCGTCGCCGATCGGCCACGGCCTCGACCTTTGCAGCCTCGCTTGAACTGGCCAAAGAAGGTCGGATCGAACTGCGCCAGTCAGAGGTATTCGCGCCGATTCAGTTGCGTCGCAAGGATTAGAATTATGAGCGAAGACGCTGACAACACACCGGAAAGCCTGTTCGAAGCCCCCCCGATGGGGGAACAGGAACGCATGATCGAAGCAATCCTTTTTGCCAGTGCTGATCCGGTGACGGTCCGCGAGTTGAACGCACGTATGCCGCATGGCAGTGACGCCGCCGAGGCGCTCGTGCATCTGCGCAAGCGCTATGAGGGGCGCGGGGTGACATTGATGCGCGTGGGCGACGCCTGGGTGATGCGCACGGCCCCGGATCTGGGCTATCTTATGCAACGAGAGACAGTTGAAACACGCAAACTGAGCCGTGCCGCAATCGAAACTCTGGCAATCATCGCCTATCACCAGCCAGTCACCCGCGCCGAGATAGAGGAGATACGCGGCGTGTCAGTCAGCCGGGGCACGGTGGATCAGTTGCTCGATATGGAGTGGATCCGGTTTGGTCGTCGCAAAATGACGCCGGGCCGTCCGGTAACTTTCGTTGTGACGCAGTCCTTCCTCAGTCATTTTGGTCTGGAAAGCGCACGCGATTTGCCGGGATTGAAGGAGTTGCGGTCCGCCGGACTGCTGGACAGCAGATTGCCGCCCCTGTCGATGCCGGGGAGCGAGGCGGGCGACGACGACTCTGACGAAGGGATGATGCCTGACGAGGACCAAACCGAACTGTTTGAGGAATAGCGGCGGCTGCCCTGAAAATTCCTTGATTGTGTGCTATGTCCATCCTCAGAGGAAAACCGAGGAGGGCGCAATGAACGCCAATCAGATAATCAGCATGGTAATGCGCATGGTCATGCGCCGCCTGATGCGCGGTGGTGTGAACGCGGGCATGGACGCCGTGGGCAAACGGATGAACCGTAGCAAAGGCGGCACAGAACCGCGCGCGCAGGCACCAAGCCCTGAGAGCAAAGAAACCCAGAAGCGTATGAAGCAAACCATGCGTATGACGCGTAAAATAGGCCGGATGTAACTCGGGCGTTCAGCTACTTCTGAAGTGCTTTGACAGCTTGAGCCCCTGACCTTGGTAGTTCGAGGCCAACGCGGCGCCGTAAAGGCGCGCGGGCATCTGCGACATTCGCTCATAAACCAATCGACCGACGATTTGCCCATGCTCCAGCACAAAAGGCGCCTCGTGACAGCGGACCTCCAGCACCCCTCGAGAGCCGATCCCGTCGCTGGAATGGCCAAAGCCGGGATCAAAAAAGCCCGCGTAATGCACCCGAAATTCACCAACCATCGCCAAGTATGGGGCCATCTCTGCGGCGCAATTAGGGGGGATGGTGATCGCTTCGCGGCTCACCAATATGTAGAACGCGCCCGGATCGAGGATGATGCGCCCTTCGGATGTATGGATCTCTTCCCAGAACTCTGCCGGATCGTAGTGGCCCAACTTGTCTAAGTCGACCACGCCGGTGTGCGGTTTGGCACGATAGCCAACCAGATCGCCGCTGGCGGGTTTCAGATTGACCGAGAAGCCCAGCCCGTCGGAGATCACCGGCTCGCCTGACACGATTGGTACGGTCTGGTGCAGTTCGTGCAGTTCCTCGTCCGAGAGGACAGTCTTGCCAACGCGAAAGATGATCTGGTTCAGCATTTGCCCCGTGCGCGCAACGACAGAGAAGGAGCGTGGGCAGATTTCGACATAAAGCTGGCCATGATAGCCATCGGGAACGCGATCGAATTCAACGCCGTTGTCGGTAATCACACGTGTCAGAAGATCGAGCCGCCCGATGGAAGACTTGGCAGAGGCCGCGCCCGAGATACCGTCAGGCAGCGCCAGCGTCTCCATCAGGGGGACGACGTAAACGCAGCCCTTTTCCAGCACGGCACCGCGTGTCAGGTCCATTTCGTGCATTCCGAAATCGGACAGTCGATCGGTTACGGTTGCCGATTTTCCGGTCAGAAATGACGCACGCACGCGGTAGGCGGTCGTTCCCAGCCGCAGATCAAGTGACGCTGGCTGGATTTGGCCATCAAGGATCGGGTTCGTAGCGGCGATGTTACCCGCATCAATGAGCACCTGCATCTGGCTGTCACAGAGTACGCCTGTCGGCAGGTTATTATCGGCTAGGTCTGTCATAGGTATCCCCTGAAACGACAAAACGCCCGCAGGCTGGACCTGTCGGGCGTTTCGATCTTGGTCGGGCTAGCAGGACTCGAACCTGCGACCTTCCGTCCCCCAGACGGACGCGCTACCAGGCTGCGCCATAGCCCGACTTTGCGCGTTACATACCTGTTTTGAGCGCGGGGACAAGAGGTAATTCCCAACTTCCATGCTTAGGACTGCGTGCCCGAGGGGGGCGACGTATGCAGGGCGCGCAGACGGTCGGCCAACGCGCTCAGCGCGGCTGCCTGCGCGGGCGTAGCACGGGGTAGCGCCGCAAGGGCGCTCAGAGCCGAGGGCGTGTGCTGTAGTTCATCATCCTCGGGATCTGACGGAGTGGAAATTGGCGTGGCGCGCGGTGCTTCAGGTGTATCGCTGGACACGGGCTCGGGTACGGCTTCGGGTTCCGGGTCTTGCGCGGGCTCTGACATTGCTGTTTCGTCGGTCGTCGCTTGCTCGGGCTCCGCTTGCGATTGTTCATGCGTCGGCGCTGGCTCGGGCTTGGTCTCTGCCTTTGTTGCTGTCGCGTCTGGTTCGTCTGGGACGTCGTCGTTGGTATCGGCGGTGGCCGAATCATCGTCGTGCTGTGGAGCCCCAGCATTTTCGACGACCTCCGGTGCGTCCGGGCTGTCATTCTCTGGCTTTGCGCCGCCTTCTGTCTGAACGTCGTCGGCATCTGCACCGCGTTCCTCAAGGCTTTTCTTAAGAAAGCTGGGCATCCCATGCGTGCCGCCTGAGGGCGTGACAGGTGTCTGCTCTGGTGGCACCGTTGCGGCAGGTGTGTCGGCATCCGTGCTGATGCCGGACGAAGTGTGTTCCTCCTGCGGCTCGGTGCTGTCGGCTGCGACAGTCGGCTCGGCTGTGTCCGGGGCAGGCGGGGGGGGCACGTCAGTATCGGCTGAGGCGGCAGGTTCTGTCGACGTGTCAGGCTCGGTTGTGTTTGCGCCCGCGCTATCCGAAGTGGTCGGCGCTGTTTCTTCTTGCGGTTTGTCCCGCTCAAAGTTCAGAACTTTGCCCTTTGGCTCGGCCTCATTATCCGGCACATCAAGCGCGATCCCGCTGATTTCCTGCCCATCGTCGGCATTGGCATCGAGCAGCGGGGATAATGCGGAAACTTCTTTAACACCTTGCTCGCGCAGGATTTTCTGCACGCCTTTGATGGTCATCCCATCTTCGTGCAAAAGTTTGCGGATACCGCCCAGCAACTGCATGTCGGCAGGTCGATAATAGCGTCGCCCGCCGGCGCGCTTGACCGGTTTCACTTGCGTGAATTTGCTTTCCCAGAATCGCAGCACATGCGCGGGAATACCCAGCCAGTCGGCCACTTCGCTGATGGTACGAAAGGCATCGGCGGATTTCGCCATGATCCCGCCTTAGGCCTTGTTCCCGGCGGCAACGCGATCTTTCATCAGGTGTGATGGCCTGAAGGTCAGAACGCGGCGCGGGTTGATAGGCACCTCTTCGCCAGTCTTGGGGTTACGCCCGACGCGTGCAGATTTCTCGCGGACCGAGAACGTGCCGAAGGACGATATCTTGACTTGCTCGCCGCGAACCAGCGCATCGGACATATGATCCAGAACACTTTCAACCAGCTGAGCAGAGTCGTTGCGCGACAGGCCAACTTCGCGAAAGATCGCTTCGCTCAGGTCCATGCGCGTCAAGGTTTTGTCACTCATTCCGTCCCCCCGTTTTGTTTTCTTCACAATAGGGGCGAAGAATTTTGAAAGTCAATATAACAGCTTGTGAGCGGCAGCTTATGTTTACCAGATAGCGCGTCGCATATCACCAGCGCAAGGCCACTGCGCCCCACGCCAGACCGCCGCCGATGGCCTCACTTAGGATCAGATCGCCACGTTTGATACGACCGTCCCCGGCACCCACGGACAGCGCCAGCGGGATCGAGGCCGCGGACGTATTGCCGTGGTCCTGAACCGTCAGAATGACCTGATCCATCGGTACGTTCATTTTCCTGGCCGTGCCCGCGATGATCCGGATATTGGCCTGATGCGGTACGATCCAGTCCACGTCCGCCCCTGTCATGCCGATCTTATCCAGTGCGGCATCGGCGGTCTGCGTCAGTTTTTCAACAGCCTGTCGAAACAGGGGATTTCCCTGCATACGTAGCTTGCCGGAGGTGCCCGTCGTGCTGACGCCGCCATCCACGTACAGCATGTCGCGATGCCGTCCGTCGGAATGCAAATCGGTCGCCAGAATGCCACGGTCGGCGTTTGTGCCGTCGCCCTCTGCCGCCTCAAGGATCAGCGCACCGGCACCGTCGCCAAAGAGAACGCAAGTGCTGCGATCGGTCCAATCCATGATGCGGCTAAAGGTTTCGGCACCGATCACGAGCAACCGGTCGGCCTGGCCCGCAACGATGAGGGCGTTTGCATTGCAAAGCCCGTAGATGAACCCGGCGCAGACGGCCTGCACGTCAAACGCAAAGCCGCGTGTCATGCCCAGTTTGCTTTGGACCATTGTGGCGACAGATGGGAATGTCAGGTCCGGTGTCGACGTTGCGACGATGATCCCGTCGATGTCGTCGGGTTCAAGCCCTGCATCGGCTAAAGCGGCACGCGCGGCTTCAGTGGCAAGGTCAGAGGTGCTTTGATCATCGGACGCAAAATGACGCCGCTCAATACCAGAGCGGGTCCTGATCCATTCATCTGATGTGTCGAGCGAGGCTTCGAATTCTGAGTTCGGCACTATTCGTTCGGGCAGGTAATGCCCGATGCCTCGTGCGACGGCGCGTCTTGTCATATTTTCCCA from Roseovarius pelagicus includes the following:
- a CDS encoding segregation and condensation protein A, coding for MSEDDFEDPNTPQRVADRVAAEALIVDVDGFEGPLDLLLTLSRTQKVDLRKISILHLARQYLAFVEKARQLRIELAADYLVMAAWLAFLKSRLLLPPDPTEEGPSGEELAAHLAFQLERLQAMRDAAARLMARDRLGRDFFGRGIPEEIEKTRRITYTASLLDLMQGYARIRTRDEFRPYAMDRDAIYSLDQALERMRGLIGFAGTWTDISTYLPESFSTDEARRRSATASTFAASLELAKEGRIELRQSEVFAPIQLRRKD
- the scpB gene encoding SMC-Scp complex subunit ScpB — protein: MSEDADNTPESLFEAPPMGEQERMIEAILFASADPVTVRELNARMPHGSDAAEALVHLRKRYEGRGVTLMRVGDAWVMRTAPDLGYLMQRETVETRKLSRAAIETLAIIAYHQPVTRAEIEEIRGVSVSRGTVDQLLDMEWIRFGRRKMTPGRPVTFVVTQSFLSHFGLESARDLPGLKELRSAGLLDSRLPPLSMPGSEAGDDDSDEGMMPDEDQTELFEE
- a CDS encoding 2'-deoxycytidine 5'-triphosphate deaminase, whose amino-acid sequence is MTDLADNNLPTGVLCDSQMQVLIDAGNIAATNPILDGQIQPASLDLRLGTTAYRVRASFLTGKSATVTDRLSDFGMHEMDLTRGAVLEKGCVYVVPLMETLALPDGISGAASAKSSIGRLDLLTRVITDNGVEFDRVPDGYHGQLYVEICPRSFSVVARTGQMLNQIIFRVGKTVLSDEELHELHQTVPIVSGEPVISDGLGFSVNLKPASGDLVGYRAKPHTGVVDLDKLGHYDPAEFWEEIHTSEGRIILDPGAFYILVSREAITIPPNCAAEMAPYLAMVGEFRVHYAGFFDPGFGHSSDGIGSRGVLEVRCHEAPFVLEHGQIVGRLVYERMSQMPARLYGAALASNYQGQGLKLSKHFRSS
- a CDS encoding MerR family transcriptional regulator codes for the protein MAKSADAFRTISEVADWLGIPAHVLRFWESKFTQVKPVKRAGGRRYYRPADMQLLGGIRKLLHEDGMTIKGVQKILREQGVKEVSALSPLLDANADDGQEISGIALDVPDNEAEPKGKVLNFERDKPQEETAPTTSDSAGANTTEPDTSTEPAASADTDVPPPPAPDTAEPTVAADSTEPQEEHTSSGISTDADTPAATVPPEQTPVTPSGGTHGMPSFLKKSLEERGADADDVQTEGGAKPENDSPDAPEVVENAGAPQHDDDSATADTNDDVPDEPDATATKAETKPEPAPTHEQSQAEPEQATTDETAMSEPAQDPEPEAVPEPVSSDTPEAPRATPISTPSDPEDDELQHTPSALSALAALPRATPAQAAALSALADRLRALHTSPPSGTQS
- the ihfA gene encoding integration host factor subunit alpha, which gives rise to MSDKTLTRMDLSEAIFREVGLSRNDSAQLVESVLDHMSDALVRGEQVKISSFGTFSVREKSARVGRNPKTGEEVPINPRRVLTFRPSHLMKDRVAAGNKA
- a CDS encoding beta-ketoacyl-ACP synthase III, which encodes MTRRAVARGIGHYLPERIVPNSEFEASLDTSDEWIRTRSGIERRHFASDDQSTSDLATEAARAALADAGLEPDDIDGIIVATSTPDLTFPSVATMVQSKLGMTRGFAFDVQAVCAGFIYGLCNANALIVAGQADRLLVIGAETFSRIMDWTDRSTCVLFGDGAGALILEAAEGDGTNADRGILATDLHSDGRHRDMLYVDGGVSTTGTSGKLRMQGNPLFRQAVEKLTQTADAALDKIGMTGADVDWIVPHQANIRIIAGTARKMNVPMDQVILTVQDHGNTSAASIPLALSVGAGDGRIKRGDLILSEAIGGGLAWGAVALRW